The proteins below are encoded in one region of Saccopteryx leptura isolate mSacLep1 chromosome 1, mSacLep1_pri_phased_curated, whole genome shotgun sequence:
- the LOC136388582 gene encoding olfactory receptor 5AN1-like has product MIGGRNITEITHFILLGFSDFPRIIAALFVVFLLIYIMTLTWNLCLIVLIRMDSHLHTPMYFFLSNLSFIDICYATSTAPKMLSNFFQEQQTITFVGCAVQYFVFSTMGLSESCVMAAMAYDRYAAICNPLLYSSIMSPSLCVWMVLGSYLAGLSGSISQLCAMLQLRFCGPNVINHFFCDMPQLLVLSCTDTFFVQLMTAILILIFGIINALLIMISYVYIVLSIMKITSARGRSKAFNTCASHLTAVTLFYTSSIFVYLSSSIGGSSIFDRFVSVFYTAVIPMLNPLIYSLRNKEIKDALKRLQKKRGYCCGQ; this is encoded by the coding sequence ATGATTGGGGGAAGAAATATCACAGAGATCACTCATTTCATCCTCTTGGGATTCTCAGATTTTCCCAGAATCATAGCAGCGCTGTTTGTTGTATTCCTGTTGATCTACATTATGACTCTGACTTGGAACCTATGTCTCATTGTCTTAATAAGAATGGACTCCCACCTCCACAcacccatgtacttcttcctcagtAACCTATCCTTCATAGATATCTGCTATGCGACCTCCACAGCCCCCAAGATGCTCTCCAACTTCTTCCAGGAGCAGCAGACGATCACCTTTGTGGGTTGTGCTGTTCAGTACTTTGTCTTTTCAACCATGGGACTGAGTGAGTCTTGTGTCATGGCAGCCATGGCTTATGACCGATATGCTGCCATTTGCAATCCACTTCTCTACTCATCAATCATGTCCCCCAGCCTCTGTGTTTGGATGGTGCTGGGGTCCTATTTGGCTGGACTCTCTGGTTCTATATCCCAGCTGTGTGCCATGCTTCAGCTCCGCTTCTGTGGGCCTAATGTCATCAACCACTTCTTCTGTGACATGCCCCAACTGCTAGTCCTTTCCTGCACTGACACTTTCTTTGTGCAACTCATGACGGCTATATTGATACTGATCTTTGGGATAATAAATGCCTTACTTATCATGATATCCTATGTCTATATTGTCTTGTCCATCATGAAGATCACTTCAGCTAGAGGCAGGTCGAAGGCTTTCAACACCTGTGCTTCTCACCTGACAGCAGTTACCCTCTTTTATACCTCAAGTATATTTGTCTACTTGAGCTCCAGCATTGGCGGTTCCTCCATCTTTGACAGGTTTGTATCAGTCTTTTACACCGCGGTGATTCCCATGCTGAATCCTTTGATTTACAGTCTGAGGAATAAGGAAATCAAAGATGCCTTAAAGAGGTTGCAGAAGAAGAGAGGATATTGCTGTGGTCAATGA
- the LOC136388583 gene encoding olfactory receptor 5AN1-like has translation MIGGRNITEITHFILLGFSDFPRIIAGLFVVFLLIYIMTLTWNLCLIVLIRMDSHLHTPMYFFLSNLSFIDICYATSTAPKMLSNFFQEQQTITFVGCAVQYFVFSTMGLSESCVMAAMAYDRYAAICNPLLYSSIMFPSLCVWMVLGSYLAGLSGSISQLCAMLQLRFCGPNVINHFFCDMPQLLVLSCTDTFFVQLMTAILILIFGIINALLIMTSYVYIVFFIMKITSARGRSKAFNTCASHLTAVTLFYISSIFVYLSSSIGGSSIFDRFVSVFYTAVIPMLNPLIYSQRNKEIKDALKRLEKKR, from the coding sequence ATGATTGGGGGAAGAAATATCACAGAGATCACCCATTTCATCCTCTTGGGATTCTCAGATTTTCCCAGAATCATAGCAGGGCTGTTTGTTGTATTCCTGTTGATCTACATTATGACTCTGACTTGGAACCTATGTCTCATTGTCTTGATAAGAATGGACTCCCACCTCCACAcacccatgtacttcttcctcagtAACCTATCCTTCATAGATATCTGCTATGCGACCTCCACAGCCCCCAAGATGCTCTCCAACTTCTTCCAGGAGCAGCAGACGATCACCTTTGTGGGTTGTGCTGTTCAGTACTTTGTCTTTTCAACCATGGGACTTAGTGAGTCTTGTGTCATGGCAGCCATGGCTTATGACCGATATGCTGCCATTTGCAATCCACTTCTTTATTCATCAATCATGTTCCCCAGCCTCTGTGTTTGGATGGTGCTGGGGTCCTATTTGGCTGGACTCTCTGGTTCTATATCCCAGCTGTGTGCCATGCTTCAGCTCCGCTTCTGTGGGCCTAATGTCATCAACCACTTCTTCTGTGACATGCCCCAACTGCTAGTCCTTTCCTGCACTGACACTTTCTTTGTGCAACTCATGACGGCTATATTGATACTGATCTTTGGGATAATAAATGCCTTACTTATCATGACATCCTATGTCTATATTGTCTTCTTCATCATGAAGATCACTTCAGCTAGAGGCAGGTCCAAGGCTTTCAACACCTGTGCTTCTCACCTGACAGCAGTTACCCTCTTTTATATCTCAAGTATATTTGTCTACTTGAGCTCCAGCATCGGCGGTTCCTCCATCTTTGACAGGTTTGTATCAGTCTTTTACACCGCGGTGATTCCCATGCTGAATCCTTTGATTTACAGTCAGAGGAACAAGGAAATCAAAGATGCCTTAAAGAGGTTGGAAAAGAAGAGATAG